From the Papaver somniferum cultivar HN1 chromosome 2, ASM357369v1, whole genome shotgun sequence genome, the window TTGATATTTGGGGATCTATCTTTTTCTCTTATAAAAAACCCTTGATACCACCAACATTTTCCTCACCCAATTCAGAAAAActcttctttcaatattttattCTTACATTCTTAACTTCAATCTAGATCGAAAACCATGGCAAGAACAAAGCAAACCGCAAGGAAATCAACCGGAGGAAAAGCACCAAGGAAGCAATTAGCAACAAAAGCAGCAAGGAAATCAGCACCAGCAACCGGAGGAGTGAAGAAACCACATAGATTCAGGCCAGGAACTGTTGCTCTTCGTGAAATCAGAAAGTATCAAAAGAGTACTGAGTTATTGATCCGCAAGCTTCCTTTCCAGCGTTTGGTTCGTGAGATTGCTCAAGATTTTAAGACTGATTTACGTTTTCAATCTAGTGCTGTTGCTGCTCTACAAGAAGCTGCTGAAGCTTATTTAGTTGGTCTCTTTGAAGATACTAATCTCTGTGCTATTCATGCTAAGAGAGTTACTATTATGCCTAAAGATATCCAACTTGCTCGTAGAATCCGTGGAGAAAGGGCTTAGAGATCTACTCAGTTATCTAATTAGGGATTTCCATCTCTCTATTTCTCAGTTTATTACCATTATCTAGAATGACTGTTTGCTtttaatttttagttttgttaGATCTGATGGAAATGGTCTTGTAATAGCTTAGGTTTTCAAGTTGGATCTATTTATGAATATATTTTCAAGCTTTTAAGAAATTTATCTTGCATATTTCTCTTCTCTATAATCAAAGATTGAGAAACATCGGTTATGGTTTAGTGCAAGTGGTTGAATCATAGCAAAAAATAACTTTATAAGTAAGGTTTCTGCAGATGAAAAATGTGATGTTTATGTACATAAACACTAATTACAACTTTACAAGGAATAAGGGTTTTCTTCATTACAAAATTATGAAGAACATGATCCTTCTTCCATCTAATCTACCTTCCGATGAAACTATTTCAGACTTTCAGAAGACTATTTACATGTACATAGTCTAAATCATCAAGCTTGTCTGCAGCGCTTAATCTATATTTTTTTTGGACCTTGCTACATTGAGCCTCTTGAAAATAAGGAAAGGCAACAGAAAGATGCAAAACAATGTGGTAGTGAAGATTTTCTATTACATAATAACCTCAACTGGTGATACCAAAGTGACACACAACTCTTCAGAACCAAGGCATCCACCATAAATACATCTTTCCAAGGTTTTTGTGCGACATAGCTTCGGCAATCAGACGACGAGCTTGACCTTCTACAGCCAGAGGTAAAGACGGAGCTGCACCAACACCAACCACAATGCCTTGAAGCCGTGCTTCTATGTTGCCGATGGCCCTCTGATTTCAAAGGAAAATGTTTTAGTAGCTATTTAACAGATTCTTGGGAAGCCAGATTGTTCAGCTCTAAAAACTACTTTAAACAATAAAAAATCCACTGCCATATATATCATGTTCATTTTTCAGGAGTTTGTCCGGAAGAATCTCTGGATTTTCAGAATTCATAGAACAATATCCTTTTGATGTATTGACATGAGTGTTGAAATATGAGAGTAATATAATAAAAAATGAAATCAGACCTGAGCATGGGGATTCTGAACTTCCACTCCACTAGACTTGTGAGATTTCGTCCACTCTACAAGAGGATCATGAATGAAAGTTTCAAGAACACTCATTAGAGTTTCTCTGTGTGTCCTAAGCACTGACAGTGTTATTTCGCAGACCCTCAAGAAACTCCCCTCGTATCCAGTGATGCCCAACCCGTCAATCATGTTCTGTGGATGGAGCAAATCACACATTAAAAGTTCATTCTTTAAAACAACTATTTTATAACACACATAGAAACAAGCTTAAGTGAACCGCAATGTCTTTCTCCCATTTTTTTATTTTCCGTTACTACTCTACCTGGGTTAATCTGAAAGGCACTAGCTCAGGTTTCTCCAACTGCAGACCCTTATCAAACAAACAACTAAAATCGACGTGAACACAATCGCCGGTTGTGGAATCAAAGAGGATATTCTCCCCATGCCTGTCGCCAAGGCCCACAATGTGCCCAACCATAGACCAAACAGCAGTAGTGTGAGCATAAGCAACTCGAGCTCGAAACCAAGCAGCTGGCTCCGAAAACGTTGTCAAGAACCATTTGTGGAAAATTGGTGGGAACAATGGTAAAATTTTGGTCTTCAACATCTCCTCCTCTGAAACTTTGCCCTGACATTGGTCATATATCCGCTTAATCAAGGGATTAGTTTTCTGCCTATCGAATTTCCCATGGGCAGTATAGATATCCTGCAGTATATGTCGTAAACCCCGGGTGTGGGGAACCCACTCTACCATACCGCAGTCCTCTGTCAACGGGATCACAGCGAAGGTGCGGATGTAAAGCTTCCTCCGACGGCTTTCTGGATATTTTGCCAAAAGACGGTTGATCATCGACACAAACTCCATCATGCGTGCATCCTTCCTTAGATCATCTTTCGGCTTGCAGAGAAATGGGCGTTCAACACCATCACTCCCAATAAAAATTACCTGAGAAGCCAAAAAAATGGATTCACTTATGAAGATGATATTATATTTAACATTATGTACCATCAAAAGGACAGATACAAGTAAATAGAGCCACAATTTATGGCAGTCCCTCCCCAGAGATCTTGCCAAAATCAGACATTATCTGACTTCTAACAGTGTGACTGTTAGTTCAAAGCAGGGAAAGACCAAGCATCGGAGGAATTCATTGATCGGTATTAGAACTTTATTAGATAATGGTCTCAACCCACCACACATACAAAGATAAGCAACATATGTCCAAACCAACTAAAGCAGAACAATAAATTATAGTGACATGATTTACCTTCTTGGGTTTCTGAAGAGATGATAGGATTTCAGCTTCATCTCCTATTCCTGATATAGTCGTAAGGTCCGAAGCTGAGAAAATATCAATGTTATGATAGTCAGTGCTCGTTTCACTGTCATACATTGGTAGTTTGACAGTAAGAGCTTGTTGGATTGGCATTATGATTCCCACCGGCATCATCCGTTTCAGAGCACTAAACTCAGTTGAGATGTTGATTGTTTTCGCTTTTGGCTGACCCGGATGGAAGCACAACCTAATCAGATGATCTATCAAGCTAGCAAACTGCACAAACAAACTACTGCCATCACTTCCTTGCCTGGAAACTTTGCGTGCTTCTTGTATGATACCAGCAGCAGCCTCACGCCTTGCAGGAACATGGGACTTTGAAACTGCTGCCATAGTCCATAGACCTTGTTGTGGGTAATCTTGCAGAACGGAGGTGATGATATATCTGACAAGCCGAACAGTGTCTTCATTCTGGTGACAAATTCGAGACACCAACTGAGGTAGCATTGCTAACCACTGGTATCTTGGCAAATCCTTATGGCAACCTCGTATGATACACATGACCTGATACGTATATTACATATAGCATCAGCATTTGATCTACAGTTGGAAGAAATTAGTATTTAGTTCTCCAGTGAAAAGGTGAAACCCTAGTACTTAGTTCTCTAGTGAAAAGGTAAAATACATACCCTTTGATGGACCGATTTAATTTCTTTATTGGATGATAAGCCTTCTCTGTAATACTTGCTTCCGAAGTCAAACCACAAGGTTAGCAACCTTGGAAGTGCTTGATATAAGTTTTTATGGCCCCTATGAAGCCCCTTTGCATAGAAAAGTAGGACATCCGGAAGGTAAGATAACCAGGGAGTTTCTTCGGCAGTTAAATTAACCCTGGACCTTGGTTCAAAGTTTTCTTCCTGCCGTTTTCTAGCATCAACAAGCAATTCATCGCAATATTTAGCTATATAGAAGAATCCTTTCTCCCATCTGGGCTGCAGTTCTCTCACCTTAGCATACAGACCTATCACATCTTCCTTCTGCTTTTGGCCAGTGTAGTGAATCCATCTAGAATATAGAAGGAGGGTTTTAGCAACATCTCTATTTTCATTTGAAGCTTGAGTGACAACGATGGAAGGGGGGTTCAGTGGGACAAGTGGTAGAGTAGTAAGTGATGCGACCACCGCAGATCCTATGACATCCACAGGAAAATTGAGAAGAGCCTGTTGCAATTCTGCGATGGCACCATCTGACCTTCTGGAATTCCACAGAAGTTTAGCCTTTTC encodes:
- the LOC113346759 gene encoding histone H3.2, translated to MARTKQTARKSTGGKAPRKQLATKAARKSAPATGGVKKPHRFRPGTVALREIRKYQKSTELLIRKLPFQRLVREIAQDFKTDLRFQSSAVAALQEAAEAYLVGLFEDTNLCAIHAKRVTIMPKDIQLARRIRGERA